From Panicum hallii strain FIL2 chromosome 2, PHallii_v3.1, whole genome shotgun sequence, a single genomic window includes:
- the LOC112883330 gene encoding pseudouridylate synthase 7 homolog isoform X2, whose amino-acid sequence MRGRRLLNPLPLLLTPKPPSRPLAAHFRGARARARAAAHPPAPSPAPRRGPLAEPDVGITRFASPVPGFRGALKQRYSDFVVHEVARDGALVRLTSFDLPDVDESGGNAEGGDAGSDHSRALESFRLLCGEADHDALRRFLERALEGGDGDLSSIILSADADKAHRSEVHEFIKRNFKFLITDTVEHSDGTQKCIRVRLGSGPRGGRGRTKRGMGSSGWRDDRPFDSRGSTSWPYHLGKFLRFHLYKENRDTQEALGVIGKMLGVQPRSFGVAGTKDKRAVTTQQVTLFKVHAGRLAALNSKLIGIRVGDFSYVNEGLVLGQLKGNRFAITLRNVVAESDDVIKAAVDGLSKNGFINYYGLQRFGSGSVPTHFVGAALLRGEWKHAVSLILGTGVHYKRHGDIDVALSGIPRHLTVERAMLQRLKKYPGNYLQALMAIPKTLRLMYVHSYQSYLWNHAASMRVEKYGILQVVEGDLVYKKGCSLGEAATVDTFDDDDRQTTSPEMEISYETLPEEVIQSVQIADSEDLLKAVYTFEDVVLPLPGSETLLPGNDVAEIYHEIAKKDGISLIESVHGIKDFSITGMKGGYRRVLQRPIAFEWDLMTYTDETVPLVETDLAVLSKTQPSEANKLPSDGTSSCPSCDSGLDASLDTSRSTTDGTEASSEKTKSIGISDLLPKKLAVKLEFTLPASSYATMAIRELTKTSTSVAYQKTLNC is encoded by the exons ATGCGCGGTCGCCGCCTCCTAAACCCCCTCCCACTCCTCCTCACCCCTAAACCCCCCTCCCGCCCCCTGGCCGCCCACTTccgcggcgcccgcgcccgcgcccgcgccgcggccCATCCGCCCGCACcctcccccgcgccgcgccgcgggcCCCTGGCCGAGCCCGACGTCGGCATCACCCGCTTCGCCTCCCCCGTCCCGGGCTTCCGCGGCGCGCTCAAGCAGCGCTACTCCGACTTCGTCGTCCACGAGGTCGCCCGCGACGGCGCCCTCGTCCGCCTCACCTCCTTCGACCTCCCCGACGTCGACGag AGTGGAGGTAATGCGGAGGGCGGCGACGCCGGGTCGGACCACTCCCGGGCGCTGGAGTCGTTCCGGCTGCTCTGCGGCGAAGCGGATCACGACGCGTTGAGGAGATTCCTGGAGAGGGCTTTGGAGGGTGGAGATGGCGATTTGTCGTCAATCATTCTCTCAGCTGATGCTGATAAGGCTCATCGCTCG GAGGTGCACGAGTTCATCAAGAGGAATTTCAAGTTCCTGATCACGGATACTGTTGAGCACAGTGATGGCACTCAGAAATGTATTAGGGTGCGGTTGGGGTCAGGGCCACGCGGTGGGAGAGGGAGGACTAAGAGGGGCATGGGCAGTTCAGGCTGGAGAGATGACAGGCCGTTTGATAGTAGAGGCTCTACATCCTGGCCTTATCACCTGGGGAAGTTCCTGAG GTTTCACCTTTACAAGGAGAACAGAGACACACAAGAAGCACTAGGAGTTATAGGAAAGATGCTAGGGGTTCAG CCAAGATCGTTTGGAGTTGCAGGGACAAAGGATAAACGTGCTGTTACAACCCAACAG GTGACGCTTTTCAAGGTACATGCCGGTAGGTTAGCCGCTCTTAATAGCAAACTTATAGGTATCAGAGTTGGAGACTTTAG TTACGTGAACGAGGGCCTTGTTCTTGGTCAACTCAAAGGGAACCGATTTGCAATTACTTTGAG GAATGTTGTTGCAGAATCGGATGATGTGATAAAGGCTGCTGTTGATGGCCTGAGTAAAAATGGATTTATCAATTACTACGGCTTACAG CGCTTTGGTAGTGGTTCAGTACCTACTCACTTTGTTGGTGCTGCTTTGCTTAGAGGAGAGTGGAAACATGCTGTCAGCTTGATTCTTGGTACAGGG GTACATTATAAGAGGCATGGTGATATTGATGTAGCACTTAGTGGCATCCCTCGACATCTCACAGTTGAGAGAGCTATG CTTCAGCGTTTAAAGAAGTACCCTGGCAACTATCTACAAGCACTAATGGCTATACCTAAAACATTGAGACTGAT GTATGTACATAGTTACCAGAGTTACCTATGGAACCATGCTGCAAGTATGAGAGTTGAAAAGTATG GTATTTTACAAGTTGTAGAGGGTGACTTGGTCTACAAAAAGGGGTGCTCTCTTGGAGAAGCAGCTACAGTAGATACTTTTGATGATGATGATAGGCAAACTACTTCACCTGAAATGGAAATATCTTATGAAACACTTCCTGAAGAAGTGATCCAGTCTGTGCAG ATAGCTGATTCCGAAGATTTGTTGAAGGCAGTTTACACTTTTGAGGATGTTGTCCTCCCTTTGCCTGG TTCAGAAACATTGCTTCCTGGGAATGATGTTGCTGAGATTTATCATGAAATAGCCAAGAAG GATGGTATTAGCCTGATAGAGAGCGTCCATGGGATCAA GGACTTCTCGATTACAGGAATGAAAGGAGGTTACCGTCGAGTACTCCAACGACCTATTGCTTTTGAATG GGACCTAATGACTTACACAGATGAAACTGTACCTTTAGTAGAAACCGATTTAGCTGTTCTATCCAAAACACAGCCATCAGAAGCAAATAAGCTGCCATCTGATGGGACTTCCAGTTGCCCATCATGTGATTCTGGCTTGGATGCTTCATTGGACACCTCTAGGTCAACCACTGATGGCACTGAAGCTAGCTCAGAGAAAACAAAATCTATTGGCATCTCAGATCTGTTGCCCAAGAAACTGGCTGTAAAATTAGAATTTACTCTACCAGCTTCATCCTATGCCACAATGGCCATCAGGGAGTTGACGAAGACTTCAACTTCG GTTGCTTACCAGAAAACATTGAACTGCTGA
- the LOC112882449 gene encoding glucan endo-1,3-beta-glucosidase 4-like → MLDKRLHGCLLLLVFLLANASGSHAETTVDSEEGKRRSLATGSGMFCVAMQGADPAALQAGLNWACGQGHADCTAIQPGGPCYKQNNLQALASYAYNDYYQRSAKTSTACDFNGTATTTPTDPSSGQCVFTGSSMAGGTPAASAPSGLSPFTPGTGGFGNGSSSFGSPTSSLVPFDSAESLLSRARWALCALLLALPLFFFL, encoded by the exons ATGTTGGACAAAAGATTGCACGGATGCCTGCTTCTTCTAGTCTTCCTCCTCGCGAACGCATCAG GCAGCCATGCTGAAACCACCGTCGATTCAGAGGAAGGCAAGAGGCGATCCCTGGCCACGGGGAGCGGCATGTTCTGCGTGGCGATGCAGGGCGCGGACCCGGCGGCGCTGCAGGCGGGGCTGAACTGGGCGTGCGGGCAGGGGCACGCCGACTGCACGGCCATCCAGCCGGGCGGGCCGTGCTACAAGCAGAACAACCTGCAGGCTCTGGCTTCCTACGCCTACAACGACTACTACCAGCGGAGCGCCAAAACCAGCACCGCCTGCGACTTCAAcggcaccgccaccaccacccccacggATCCCA GTTCGGGGCAGTGCGTCTTCACAGGAAG CTCCATGGCCGGCGGCACTCCGGCGGCAAGCGCCCCCAGCGGCCTGTCCCCGTTCACGCCGGGCACGGGTGGCTTCGGCAACGGATCGTCGTCCTTCGGGAGCCCCACGAGCAGCCTGGTCCCTTTCGATAGCGCGGAGAGCCTCCTGTCCCGCGCGCGGTGGGCGCTCTGTGCCCTGCTGCTGGCGTTGCcgctcttcttcttcctttga
- the LOC112883330 gene encoding pseudouridylate synthase 7 homolog isoform X1 produces MRGRRLLNPLPLLLTPKPPSRPLAAHFRGARARARAAAHPPAPSPAPRRGPLAEPDVGITRFASPVPGFRGALKQRYSDFVVHEVARDGALVRLTSFDLPDVDESGGNAEGGDAGSDHSRALESFRLLCGEADHDALRRFLERALEGGDGDLSSIILSADADKAHRSEVHEFIKRNFKFLITDTVEHSDGTQKCIRVRLGSGPRGGRGRTKRGMGSSGWRDDRPFDSRGSTSWPYHLGKFLRFHLYKENRDTQEALGVIGKMLGVQPRSFGVAGTKDKRAVTTQQVTLFKVHAGRLAALNSKLIGIRVGDFSYVNEGLVLGQLKGNRFAITLRNVVAESDDVIKAAVDGLSKNGFINYYGLQRFGSGSVPTHFVGAALLRGEWKHAVSLILGTGVHYKRHGDIDVALSGIPRHLTVERAMLQRLKKYPGNYLQALMAIPKTLRLMYVHSYQSYLWNHAASMRVEKYGILQVVEGDLVYKKGCSLGEAATVDTFDDDDRQTTSPEMEISYETLPEEVIQSVQIADSEDLLKAVYTFEDVVLPLPGSETLLPGNDVAEIYHEIAKKDGISLIESVHGIKDFSITGMKGGYRRVLQRPIAFEWYTHNTSSVFLFWSIKLFGSCLLLDLMTYTDETVPLVETDLAVLSKTQPSEANKLPSDGTSSCPSCDSGLDASLDTSRSTTDGTEASSEKTKSIGISDLLPKKLAVKLEFTLPASSYATMAIRELTKTSTSVAYQKTLNC; encoded by the exons ATGCGCGGTCGCCGCCTCCTAAACCCCCTCCCACTCCTCCTCACCCCTAAACCCCCCTCCCGCCCCCTGGCCGCCCACTTccgcggcgcccgcgcccgcgcccgcgccgcggccCATCCGCCCGCACcctcccccgcgccgcgccgcgggcCCCTGGCCGAGCCCGACGTCGGCATCACCCGCTTCGCCTCCCCCGTCCCGGGCTTCCGCGGCGCGCTCAAGCAGCGCTACTCCGACTTCGTCGTCCACGAGGTCGCCCGCGACGGCGCCCTCGTCCGCCTCACCTCCTTCGACCTCCCCGACGTCGACGag AGTGGAGGTAATGCGGAGGGCGGCGACGCCGGGTCGGACCACTCCCGGGCGCTGGAGTCGTTCCGGCTGCTCTGCGGCGAAGCGGATCACGACGCGTTGAGGAGATTCCTGGAGAGGGCTTTGGAGGGTGGAGATGGCGATTTGTCGTCAATCATTCTCTCAGCTGATGCTGATAAGGCTCATCGCTCG GAGGTGCACGAGTTCATCAAGAGGAATTTCAAGTTCCTGATCACGGATACTGTTGAGCACAGTGATGGCACTCAGAAATGTATTAGGGTGCGGTTGGGGTCAGGGCCACGCGGTGGGAGAGGGAGGACTAAGAGGGGCATGGGCAGTTCAGGCTGGAGAGATGACAGGCCGTTTGATAGTAGAGGCTCTACATCCTGGCCTTATCACCTGGGGAAGTTCCTGAG GTTTCACCTTTACAAGGAGAACAGAGACACACAAGAAGCACTAGGAGTTATAGGAAAGATGCTAGGGGTTCAG CCAAGATCGTTTGGAGTTGCAGGGACAAAGGATAAACGTGCTGTTACAACCCAACAG GTGACGCTTTTCAAGGTACATGCCGGTAGGTTAGCCGCTCTTAATAGCAAACTTATAGGTATCAGAGTTGGAGACTTTAG TTACGTGAACGAGGGCCTTGTTCTTGGTCAACTCAAAGGGAACCGATTTGCAATTACTTTGAG GAATGTTGTTGCAGAATCGGATGATGTGATAAAGGCTGCTGTTGATGGCCTGAGTAAAAATGGATTTATCAATTACTACGGCTTACAG CGCTTTGGTAGTGGTTCAGTACCTACTCACTTTGTTGGTGCTGCTTTGCTTAGAGGAGAGTGGAAACATGCTGTCAGCTTGATTCTTGGTACAGGG GTACATTATAAGAGGCATGGTGATATTGATGTAGCACTTAGTGGCATCCCTCGACATCTCACAGTTGAGAGAGCTATG CTTCAGCGTTTAAAGAAGTACCCTGGCAACTATCTACAAGCACTAATGGCTATACCTAAAACATTGAGACTGAT GTATGTACATAGTTACCAGAGTTACCTATGGAACCATGCTGCAAGTATGAGAGTTGAAAAGTATG GTATTTTACAAGTTGTAGAGGGTGACTTGGTCTACAAAAAGGGGTGCTCTCTTGGAGAAGCAGCTACAGTAGATACTTTTGATGATGATGATAGGCAAACTACTTCACCTGAAATGGAAATATCTTATGAAACACTTCCTGAAGAAGTGATCCAGTCTGTGCAG ATAGCTGATTCCGAAGATTTGTTGAAGGCAGTTTACACTTTTGAGGATGTTGTCCTCCCTTTGCCTGG TTCAGAAACATTGCTTCCTGGGAATGATGTTGCTGAGATTTATCATGAAATAGCCAAGAAG GATGGTATTAGCCTGATAGAGAGCGTCCATGGGATCAA GGACTTCTCGATTACAGGAATGAAAGGAGGTTACCGTCGAGTACTCCAACGACCTATTGCTTTTGAATGGTACACACACAATACAAGTAGTGTTTTCCTGTTTTGGTCAATCAAATTATTTGGTTCTTGTCTTTTATT GGACCTAATGACTTACACAGATGAAACTGTACCTTTAGTAGAAACCGATTTAGCTGTTCTATCCAAAACACAGCCATCAGAAGCAAATAAGCTGCCATCTGATGGGACTTCCAGTTGCCCATCATGTGATTCTGGCTTGGATGCTTCATTGGACACCTCTAGGTCAACCACTGATGGCACTGAAGCTAGCTCAGAGAAAACAAAATCTATTGGCATCTCAGATCTGTTGCCCAAGAAACTGGCTGTAAAATTAGAATTTACTCTACCAGCTTCATCCTATGCCACAATGGCCATCAGGGAGTTGACGAAGACTTCAACTTCG GTTGCTTACCAGAAAACATTGAACTGCTGA
- the LOC112882447 gene encoding uncharacterized protein LOC112882447 has product MAAVANTAVVAASANRSSSSRGRPGAATANRAFVGTGFAGARNAWAAGRPPPPRRGVTVRTQAGAAGVRPSSSSPDAVTYSASISTDTPLHEAPGASFDEYLQDRARVFRAMFPDESRSERLGEGEWRIQMLPLQFLLLTVHPVVVMQLRHRAGGLELRITEWELWGLDSGYAPLSFDLGVSGSLYADRSRGRAAGCRMKGHLEIAITVVLPPPLRLVPESVLRGVAESVLSRLAEKMKRDVDVGLIADFRKFRREKAAASRARPTLDATASARDEASES; this is encoded by the exons ATGGCCGCCGTGGCAAACACGGCGGTGGTTGCAGCGAGCGccaaccgcagcagcagcagccgcggcCGCCCAGGCGCCGCCACGGCGAACAGAGCGTTTGTTGGCACAGGATTTGCCGGTGCGCGGAATGCGTGGGCGGCggggaggccgccgccgccgcgccgcggcgtGACCGTGAGGACCCAGGCCGGTGCGGCCGGGGTgcggccgtcgtcgtcgtcgccggacGCCGTGACCTACAGCGCGAGCATCTCCACCGACACGCCCCTCCACGAAGCCCCCGGG GCCTCCTTCGACGAGTACCTCCAGGACCGCGCGCGCGTGTTCCGCGCCATGTTCCCCGACGAGAGCAGGAGCGAGCGGCTCGGCGAA GGGGAGTGGCGGATCCAGATGCTGCCGCTGCAGTTCCTCCTCCTCACCGTGCACCCCGTCGTCGTCATGCAGCTGCGCCACCGCGCCGGCGGGCTCGAGCTCCGAATC ACTGAGTGGGAGCTGTGGGGACTGGACAGCGGCTACGCGCCCTTGAGCTTCGACCTCGGCGTGAGCGGGTCTCTGTACGCGGACCGgagccgcggccgcgccgccgggtGCCGGATGAAGGGCCACCTCGAGATCGCCATCACCGTCGtcctgccgccgcccctgcgcctcGTGCCGGAGAGCGTCCTGCGCGGCGTCGCCGAATCG GTTCtgtcgaggctggcggagaagATGAAGCGCGACGTGGACGTCGGCCTCATCGCCGACTTCCGGAAGTTCCGCCGAGAGAAGGCGGCAGCGTCCAGGGCCAGGCCAACGCTCGACGCGACGGCATCTGCCAGAGACGAAGCCTCTGAAAGCTAG